One Campylobacter pinnipediorum subsp. caledonicus genomic window carries:
- the prfB gene encoding peptide chain release factor 2, giving the protein MDNYEYTELLKTLNTKVENIAQVVKPYSLKNRLDEINSLENDPDFWQDISKAGVIAKEKSKINSMLDKFNSAKQAVDDAKDLYELANSENDTETIQSLFDDAQNLQDHIINLEIVMLLSGDDDSKNAIVSIHPGAGGTESNDWASMLYRMYLRFCEREGFKVETLDFQEGDEAGLKDVSFIVKGENAYGYLKAENGIHRLVRTSPFDSAGRRHTSFSSVMVSPEIDDDIEINIDEKDLKIDTYRASGAGGQHVNKTESAIRITHVPTGIVVQCQNDRSQHKNRATAMKMLKSRLYELELIKQQEASTSVEKSEIGWGHQIRSYVLFPYQQVKDNRSGQAYSQTDAILDGDIKKMIEGVLISQKSI; this is encoded by the coding sequence TTGGATAATTATGAATATACGGAATTATTAAAAACACTAAACACAAAGGTTGAAAATATCGCTCAGGTTGTTAAACCATATAGCTTAAAAAACAGACTTGATGAGATCAATTCGTTAGAAAATGATCCTGATTTTTGGCAAGATATATCAAAAGCTGGTGTTATAGCAAAAGAAAAATCAAAGATTAATTCAATGCTTGATAAATTTAACTCTGCAAAACAGGCTGTTGATGATGCTAAGGATCTTTATGAATTAGCAAATTCAGAAAATGATACTGAAACTATACAGTCATTGTTTGATGATGCACAAAATTTACAAGATCATATTATAAATTTAGAAATCGTTATGCTTCTTAGTGGAGATGATGATAGCAAGAATGCTATTGTTTCCATACATCCTGGTGCTGGTGGAACAGAGAGTAATGACTGGGCTAGTATGCTTTATAGAATGTATCTTCGTTTTTGTGAAAGAGAGGGGTTTAAGGTAGAAACTCTTGACTTTCAAGAGGGTGATGAAGCAGGTCTTAAAGATGTAAGTTTTATTGTGAAGGGTGAGAATGCTTACGGGTATTTAAAAGCTGAAAATGGCATTCATAGACTTGTTAGAACAAGCCCTTTTGATAGTGCTGGTAGGCGTCATACTAGTTTTTCAAGTGTTATGGTAAGTCCCGAAATAGATGATGACATAGAGATAAATATAGATGAAAAAGATCTAAAAATAGATACATATAGAGCCAGTGGGGCTGGTGGTCAGCATGTAAATAAAACAGAAAGTGCAATAAGAATAACACATGTCCCAACAGGTATAGTAGTGCAATGTCAAAATGATAGATCTCAGCATAAAAATAGAGCTACGGCTATGAAAATGCTAAAATCAAGGCTTTATGAGCTTGAGCTTATAAAACAACAAGAGGCTAGTACTAGTGTCGAAAAGAGCGAAATAGGGTGGGGGCATCAGATTCGTTCTTATGTGCTTTTCCCTTATCAGCAAGTAAAAGACAATCGTAGTGGACAGGCTTACTCTCAAACAGATGCGATACTTGATGGCGATATCAAAAAGATGATAGAAGGTGTTTTGATAAGTCAAAAAAGTATTTGA
- the panC gene encoding pantoate--beta-alanine ligase has protein sequence MKIIKTIEELKEFRSSLDGSVGFVPTMGALHDGHKSLIQKSVDQNDHTIVSVFVNPTQFLPGEDLEKYPRKEEDDTKICETCGASAIFIPDANIMYSDKEPLVLAPNKFANILEGKTRPGHFDGVLRVLTKFFNLVKPNRAYFGKKDTQQLLIIQNYINTMFLDIEIIPCDIVRERDGLALSSRNAYLSEEEKCMALRISKSLQNTLNFVENGDLDSRSIKEEMLRILEPLKLDYVAIVNKELEEIQKVEEGNTIILVAAYVGKTRLIDNMWI, from the coding sequence ATGAAAATAATAAAAACTATTGAAGAACTTAAAGAATTTAGATCTAGTCTTGATGGCAGTGTTGGATTTGTCCCTACAATGGGTGCTTTACACGATGGGCATAAAAGCCTTATACAAAAATCAGTAGATCAAAATGATCATACGATTGTGTCTGTTTTTGTAAATCCAACACAATTCTTGCCCGGAGAGGATTTAGAAAAATATCCAAGAAAAGAAGAAGATGATACAAAAATTTGCGAAACCTGTGGAGCTAGCGCTATTTTTATACCTGATGCAAACATTATGTATTCTGATAAAGAGCCATTAGTTTTAGCACCAAATAAATTTGCAAATATACTAGAAGGAAAGACAAGACCGGGTCATTTTGATGGTGTTTTAAGGGTGCTTACTAAATTTTTCAACCTAGTAAAACCAAACAGAGCATATTTTGGAAAAAAAGACACACAACAACTTTTAATAATACAAAACTATATAAATACAATGTTTTTGGATATAGAAATAATTCCTTGTGATATAGTAAGAGAAAGGGATGGCCTAGCTCTTTCAAGCAGAAATGCGTATCTTAGCGAAGAAGAAAAATGTATGGCTCTTCGCATATCAAAATCATTGCAAAACACTTTAAATTTTGTAGAAAATGGAGATCTTGATAGCAGATCTATCAAAGAAGAGATGCTAAGGATATTAGAGCCTTTAAAATTAGACTATGTGGCAATAGTAAACAAAGAACTTGAAGAGATACAAAAAGTAGAAGAAGGAAACACCATAATACTTGTAGCAGCTTATGTTGGTAAAACTAGACTTATTGACAACATGTGGATATAA
- the rimO gene encoding 30S ribosomal protein S12 methylthiotransferase RimO yields MQKVHLISLGCNKNLVDSEIMLGRLKNYSITDDVNSADVIIVNTCGFIESAKQESIQTILEVAESKKQDATLVVTGCLMQRYKEELIKELPEVDLFTGVGDYDKIDEILLKKTNLFSPDTYLQSTEDRVITGSNYHAYIKISEGCNQRCSFCAIPTFKGKLKSRNLEDIIDEVKKLVQKGFYDFSFLSQDSSSFLKDKSTNDGLIKLIDAIEKIDGVKSARILYLYPSTTSNELISKIISSNVFHNYFDMPIQHISDNMLKTMRRGSGEKRLRELLDIMRKAPNSFLRTGIIIGHPGETNEDFDTLCEFLSEFSFDRVSAFAYSKEEDTKAYEMEQVPTKIVSQRLSKIEKIIDKTISKSLDSMIDKEYIVTLDGVSSEGEMFFGAKLDIWDKDIDGEVLINESDISDLQVGKRYICKITQRADKKLLGTILKEV; encoded by the coding sequence ATGCAAAAAGTTCATCTAATATCACTTGGTTGTAATAAAAATTTAGTAGATAGCGAGATAATGCTTGGTCGTTTAAAAAACTATAGCATAACAGATGATGTAAATAGTGCTGATGTTATCATAGTAAACACATGTGGTTTTATAGAATCAGCAAAACAAGAGAGTATACAAACCATACTTGAAGTAGCAGAAAGCAAAAAACAAGACGCTACTCTTGTTGTAACTGGCTGTTTGATGCAAAGATACAAAGAGGAGCTTATAAAAGAACTACCTGAAGTTGATTTGTTTACTGGTGTTGGGGATTATGATAAGATAGATGAAATTTTACTAAAAAAGACAAATTTATTTAGCCCTGATACATATCTGCAAAGCACAGAAGACAGAGTTATAACAGGTTCAAATTATCACGCATATATAAAAATTTCAGAGGGTTGTAATCAAAGATGTAGTTTTTGTGCTATACCAACCTTTAAAGGAAAATTAAAATCAAGAAATTTAGAAGATATTATAGATGAAGTAAAAAAGCTAGTTCAAAAAGGCTTTTATGATTTTAGCTTTTTATCTCAGGACTCTAGCTCTTTTTTAAAAGACAAATCAACAAACGATGGCTTAATAAAGCTTATTGATGCCATAGAAAAAATAGATGGTGTAAAAAGTGCAAGAATACTATATCTTTATCCAAGCACAACATCAAATGAGTTAATTTCAAAAATAATATCTTCAAATGTTTTTCATAACTATTTTGATATGCCTATACAACATATAAGCGACAATATGCTAAAAACAATGAGAAGAGGAAGTGGTGAAAAGAGGCTAAGAGAGCTTTTGGATATAATGAGAAAAGCACCAAATTCTTTCTTAAGAACTGGAATCATAATAGGACATCCAGGAGAAACCAACGAAGACTTTGACACACTATGTGAGTTTTTAAGTGAGTTTTCATTTGATAGAGTTTCAGCATTTGCTTACTCAAAAGAAGAAGATACAAAAGCTTATGAAATGGAGCAAGTTCCAACAAAAATAGTATCTCAAAGATTAAGCAAAATAGAGAAAATCATAGACAAGACAATATCAAAAAGTCTTGATAGTATGATAGACAAAGAATATATCGTAACACTTGATGGAGTAAGTAGCGAAGGAGAGATGTTTTTTGGAGCTAAACTTGACATATGGGATAAAGATATAGATGGCGAGGTTTTGATAAACGAAAGTGACATTAGTGATTTGCAAGTAGGAAAAAGATATATTTGCAAAATAACACAAAGAGCCGATAAAAAGTTACTTGGGACTATTTTAAAAGAAGTTTAA
- the tilS gene encoding tRNA lysidine(34) synthetase TilS — MISKNCLTHLKNGKNLLAFSYGVDSAALFYLLEESGIKFDIAIINYNTRENSTVEATSAKNLAYKFNKKCFLKSVKLQNKNFESEARKIRYDFFKEICINEKYTNLILAHQLNDMFEWFLMQFSKGAGLNELIGMQEIEKKEYYTLIRPILNIQKDELNKYLDKNNYKYFVDESNFSDKYTRNHFRLEFSNQFIKQYSNGVKKSFEFLNQDYNQLKPKYKKIKDDFYLVYNDKNAIRGIDKVCKKLGVLMSQNQRLAALKDGVISGKIAIGIKDDIVFISPFVKDAMDKKFKEKCRKALIPKLIRPYLFQINFEIEKLNYNKIFDTTDVIAV; from the coding sequence TTGATTAGTAAAAATTGTTTAACTCATCTAAAAAATGGTAAAAATTTGCTAGCATTTTCTTATGGTGTTGACAGCGCGGCACTTTTTTACCTTTTAGAAGAGTCAGGTATTAAATTTGACATAGCTATCATAAACTATAACACTAGAGAAAATAGCACAGTAGAAGCAACAAGTGCAAAAAACTTAGCATATAAATTTAATAAAAAATGCTTTTTAAAAAGTGTTAAACTTCAAAATAAAAACTTTGAAAGCGAAGCAAGAAAGATAAGATATGATTTTTTTAAAGAAATTTGTATAAACGAAAAGTATACAAATTTGATTTTAGCACATCAGCTAAATGATATGTTTGAATGGTTTTTAATGCAATTTAGCAAAGGTGCTGGACTAAACGAACTAATAGGAATGCAAGAGATAGAAAAAAAAGAGTATTATACGCTCATAAGACCAATTTTAAACATACAAAAAGATGAACTTAATAAATATTTAGATAAAAATAATTATAAATATTTTGTTGATGAAAGTAATTTTTCAGACAAATATACAAGAAATCATTTTAGACTTGAATTTTCAAACCAATTCATAAAACAATACTCAAACGGAGTTAAAAAAAGTTTTGAGTTTTTAAACCAAGACTACAATCAGCTAAAACCAAAATATAAAAAAATAAAAGATGATTTTTATCTAGTCTATAATGACAAAAATGCAATAAGAGGCATAGATAAAGTTTGCAAAAAGCTTGGTGTATTGATGAGTCAAAATCAAAGACTAGCAGCACTAAAAGATGGTGTAATAAGCGGTAAAATTGCCATTGGTATAAAAGATGATATTGTATTTATATCACCTTTTGTAAAAGATGCAATGGATAAAAAATTTAAAGAAAAATGCAGAAAAGCTTTAATCCCAAAATTAATAAGACCTTATTTATTTCAAATAAATTTTGAAATAGAAAAATTAAATTATAATAAAATTTTTGATACAACAGATGTTATAGCTGTTTGA
- a CDS encoding 16S rRNA (uracil(1498)-N(3))-methyltransferase yields the protein MQFLYDKNAGNERLIVENEPFLHLKARRVKVGDRIEVRNLKDSKRYLYEIESLERRSASLSLVFASLNEKPNYDFKIAWSVIDPKTIEKTLPYLNELGVGKIIFVYTDFSQANFKIDIKRFEYICALSCEQCGRDALMEFEIYDSVDDFSLKYDNIALVNFGGDDISLYKDELLFVGPEGGFSQREIELFTKKFGLKTKHILKSQTAITSVVSKILL from the coding sequence ATGCAGTTCTTGTATGATAAAAATGCCGGAAATGAACGATTAATTGTTGAAAATGAGCCATTTTTACATCTAAAAGCAAGAAGAGTTAAGGTAGGCGATAGGATAGAGGTAAGAAATCTAAAAGATAGTAAAAGATATCTTTATGAAATTGAAAGTCTTGAAAGAAGAAGTGCCTCCTTATCCCTTGTTTTTGCTAGTTTAAATGAAAAGCCAAACTATGATTTTAAGATAGCTTGGTCTGTCATTGACCCAAAAACAATAGAAAAAACACTGCCTTATTTAAACGAGCTTGGTGTAGGTAAGATTATTTTTGTCTATACTGATTTTTCACAAGCAAATTTCAAAATAGATATTAAAAGATTTGAATATATTTGCGCTTTGTCGTGCGAACAATGTGGTAGAGATGCTTTGATGGAATTTGAAATTTATGATAGTGTGGATGATTTTTCTTTGAAATATGATAATATAGCCCTTGTTAATTTCGGAGGAGATGATATAAGCTTATATAAAGATGAGCTTTTATTTGTAGGTCCTGAGGGTGGATTTTCTCAAAGAGAAATAGAATTATTTACTAAAAAATTTGGTTTAAAAACTAAGCATATATTAAAATCTCAAACAGCTATAACATCTGTTGTATCAAAAATTTTATTATAA
- a CDS encoding 6-pyruvoyl trahydropterin synthase family protein, which produces MIIRKLFKFENAHIVRFCSSKRCRTSIHGHSYKAEVLLKSDFLDNAGMVYDFGLMKKNIKTIIDSFDHSTTIYSLDNKEYIDDIKKHSARWVSIPVNPSAEQFCRIFFVIIDTLLQNTIMQNAEQGVTLDSIIVHETDTGYAQCFKQDAYNENMGIISLDNIVFSDAIIDEWEDKNLFDKIKTKTKILNPKEV; this is translated from the coding sequence ATGATAATTAGAAAGCTTTTTAAATTTGAAAATGCACATATAGTTAGGTTTTGTAGCTCTAAGCGTTGTAGAACAAGTATTCATGGACATAGTTACAAAGCAGAAGTTTTGCTAAAATCAGATTTTTTAGATAATGCCGGTATGGTTTATGACTTTGGCTTAATGAAGAAAAATATTAAAACCATAATTGATAGCTTTGATCATAGTACGACTATATATTCATTAGACAACAAAGAGTATATAGATGACATAAAAAAACACTCTGCAAGATGGGTAAGTATACCTGTTAATCCATCTGCTGAACAATTTTGTAGAATATTTTTTGTTATTATAGATACTTTGTTACAAAATACAATAATGCAAAATGCAGAGCAGGGTGTAACTCTTGATAGTATAATAGTTCACGAAACAGATACAGGATATGCTCAATGCTTTAAACAAGATGCTTATAATGAAAATATGGGTATCATAAGCTTAGATAATATAGTGTTTTCAGATGCTATAATAGATGAATGGGAGGACAAGAACCTTTTTGATAAAATAAAGACAAAAACTAAAATTTTAAATCCAAAGGAAGTTTGA
- a CDS encoding 7-carboxy-7-deazaguanine synthase QueE → MLASLSLVEEFISIQGEGKYQGHLAIFLRFFGCNLNCYGFDVKQISNKTGDTLIGCDTIRAVFTSHFDATQIQTEDEILNLVNARIKGLKKLPMIVITGGEPLLHHKNKIFINLVSKLINSGFKIQFETNSSIFVDFEKFPIYKKCSFAMSVKLKNSGEKYEKRINKEAIKAICENSYDSFYKFVILGKDKELDEINDILKIYNQDVWCMPMGSNKIELEKNALNVANFAIKNGFNYSDRMHIRIWDNKEGV, encoded by the coding sequence ATATTGGCTAGTTTGAGTTTGGTTGAAGAGTTTATAAGCATACAAGGAGAGGGAAAATATCAAGGTCACCTTGCTATTTTTTTACGATTTTTTGGGTGCAATTTAAATTGTTACGGCTTTGATGTAAAACAAATATCTAATAAGACTGGTGATACTTTAATTGGCTGTGATACAATTAGAGCTGTTTTTACATCTCATTTTGATGCTACTCAGATACAAACTGAAGATGAAATTTTAAACTTAGTTAATGCAAGAATAAAAGGTTTGAAAAAACTGCCTATGATAGTTATTACAGGTGGAGAACCTCTTTTGCATCATAAAAATAAAATCTTTATTAATTTAGTTTCAAAGTTGATAAATAGTGGTTTTAAGATTCAATTTGAAACAAATTCTAGTATTTTTGTTGATTTTGAGAAATTTCCAATTTATAAAAAATGTAGTTTTGCTATGAGTGTTAAGCTTAAAAATAGTGGTGAAAAGTATGAAAAAAGAATAAATAAAGAAGCCATAAAGGCTATTTGTGAAAATTCTTATGATAGTTTTTATAAATTTGTTATTTTAGGAAAAGACAAAGAACTTGATGAGATTAATGACATACTTAAAATTTATAATCAAGATGTTTGGTGTATGCCAATGGGTTCAAATAAAATCGAATTAGAAAAAAATGCTTTAAATGTAGCCAATTTTGCTATAAAAAATGGATTTAATTATAGTGATCGTATGCATATTAGGATTTGGGATAATAAAGAGGGTGTTTAA
- the moaA gene encoding GTP 3',8-cyclase MoaA has product MLIDGHGRVVDYLRVSVTQRCNFRCRYCMPKTPFEWTPKENLLSFEELFLFIKVAIDEGVKKIRITGGEPLLRKDLDVFIKMINDYNPNVDLALTTNGFMLKHYAKRLKEAGLKRINMSLDTLKPEVAKIIAQKSVLHEVLAGFEEALDAGLSVKINTVALKGINDNEIINLLEFAKFRNCQIRFIEYMENSHANDELKGLKSDEILSIISKKYKITKDDKLPNAPASIYKLEDGYKFGIIDPHKHDFCESCNRIRLTAEGFLIPCLYFEDAMSIKDAVTKGDVAGAAEVLRQVLINKPEKNKWEIGEQNETSSRAFYQTGG; this is encoded by the coding sequence ATGTTAATAGATGGCCATGGTAGAGTTGTTGATTATCTTCGTGTATCTGTTACCCAAAGGTGTAACTTTCGTTGCAGATATTGTATGCCAAAAACACCATTTGAATGGACCCCAAAAGAAAATTTACTAAGTTTTGAAGAGTTGTTTTTATTTATAAAAGTTGCAATTGATGAAGGTGTAAAAAAAATTCGTATAACTGGTGGAGAGCCATTACTTCGCAAAGATTTGGATGTATTTATAAAGATGATAAATGATTATAATCCAAATGTGGACTTAGCCCTAACTACTAATGGATTTATGCTGAAACACTATGCAAAAAGACTAAAAGAAGCAGGTCTTAAAAGAATAAACATGTCTCTTGATACCTTAAAACCAGAAGTTGCGAAAATTATAGCTCAAAAGAGTGTTTTGCATGAAGTTTTAGCTGGGTTTGAAGAAGCTTTAGATGCTGGTCTTAGTGTTAAGATTAATACCGTTGCTTTAAAAGGCATTAACGATAACGAGATTATAAATTTGCTCGAGTTTGCTAAGTTTAGAAATTGTCAGATTAGATTTATAGAGTATATGGAAAACTCACATGCAAATGATGAGTTAAAAGGCTTAAAAAGCGATGAGATACTATCTATAATTTCAAAAAAATACAAAATTACAAAAGATGATAAATTACCAAATGCACCAGCTTCTATATATAAACTTGAAGATGGTTATAAGTTTGGGATTATAGATCCACATAAGCACGATTTTTGTGAAAGTTGTAATAGAATAAGACTAACTGCGGAAGGGTTTTTGATACCTTGTTTATATTTTGAAGATGCTATGAGTATAAAAGATGCTGTTACAAAGGGTGATGTTGCTGGTGCTGCAGAGGTTTTAAGACAGGTTTTGATAAACAAACCTGAAAAAAATAAGTGGGAAATAGGCGAACAAAATGAAACTTCAAGCAGAGCATTTTATCAAACTGGTGGGTGA
- a CDS encoding flagellin, whose amino-acid sequence MKVNNISSTQYLNSADKAKQAQDKALQNISANRALSGVDSANLAIADSLLSQANVINQGIANANDAIGALNIADSTLNNITQTADRLNELSVKSNNPALSDRERGILNREADRLKESIGQSIDNSTFNGKNVFGDMSNFYTGNATQNINLSENSVRSGANNLDISNQNGINDFINDVNRLRGEIGSVQNGIVADINSSLKQNVALRQSESGLQNNDISKNLNEQNNEKLKLNASILAQSHNVANLQSQIDRLLA is encoded by the coding sequence ATGAAAGTAAACAATATATCTTCAACTCAATATTTAAATAGTGCCGATAAAGCTAAACAGGCACAAGATAAGGCTTTGCAAAACATATCTGCTAATCGTGCGTTAAGTGGTGTTGATAGTGCAAATCTTGCCATAGCTGATAGTTTATTATCACAAGCTAATGTAATAAATCAAGGTATAGCTAATGCAAATGATGCAATCGGTGCTTTAAATATTGCTGACTCTACTTTAAATAATATTACTCAAACTGCTGATAGATTAAATGAATTATCTGTTAAAAGTAATAACCCAGCATTGTCAGATAGAGAACGCGGTATATTAAACCGTGAGGCTGATAGATTAAAAGAGTCTATAGGTCAAAGCATAGATAACTCGACATTTAATGGCAAAAATGTATTTGGTGATATGTCAAATTTTTATACTGGAAATGCAACTCAAAATATCAATCTATCAGAAAATAGCGTAAGATCTGGTGCTAATAATTTGGATATATCCAATCAAAATGGCATTAATGATTTTATAAATGATGTTAATAGATTAAGAGGAGAGATTGGTTCTGTCCAAAACGGTATAGTTGCTGATATAAATTCATCTTTAAAGCAAAATGTTGCTTTAAGACAAAGTGAAAGTGGTTTGCAAAATAATGATATATCTAAAAATTTAAATGAACAAAACAATGAAAAATTAAAGCTTAATGCTTCTATATTGGCTCAAAGCCATAATGTTGCAAATTTGCAATCTCAGATAGATAGACTTTTGGCTTAA
- a CDS encoding OmpA family protein, protein MRFQNNQEENNQTFWISYADLMAGLLFVFMLIVGAIVVKYVLSQNILANKEQTIIKTLENLKDEQGKNLSLDKLNAILKNEILKANANNIELQELNKNLTSVVADLKSKLQILSDTNSEYMADIDGLKSNNYELSENIADLNSKIVSIENKLSNAEVNATNLNMQNNQNLKIIDELTYQISDKDDKYNVLLKDLNITKNHIKSLTGIRVKVITALKDKLGKSIEIDPVSGALKLRSSVLFNKNEAKLKDEAKSDLKDTLQKYFDVLLNDPDISKNIDQVMIEGFTDSDGSYLYNLELSQRRAYEVMRFINSYNSDKKLSKLLVASGRSFNNLVLKDGKEDKEASRRIEIKFSISNKDALEQIEKLLEQKQ, encoded by the coding sequence ATGAGATTTCAAAATAATCAAGAAGAAAATAACCAAACTTTTTGGATATCTTATGCTGATTTAATGGCGGGTTTGTTATTTGTTTTTATGCTTATTGTTGGCGCTATTGTGGTTAAATATGTCTTGTCTCAAAATATACTAGCCAACAAAGAGCAAACTATTATAAAAACACTAGAAAATTTAAAGGATGAACAAGGCAAAAACCTAAGCCTTGATAAGCTCAATGCTATTTTAAAAAATGAAATTCTAAAAGCAAATGCTAATAATATTGAGCTTCAGGAACTGAATAAAAATTTAACTTCAGTTGTTGCAGATTTAAAATCAAAATTACAGATATTGTCAGATACAAATAGTGAATATATGGCTGATATAGACGGATTAAAATCAAATAATTATGAGCTTAGTGAGAATATAGCCGATCTAAATTCAAAAATAGTATCTATTGAAAACAAGCTTAGTAATGCAGAAGTTAATGCTACTAATTTAAATATGCAAAATAATCAAAATTTAAAAATAATAGATGAATTAACCTATCAAATTAGCGATAAAGATGATAAGTATAATGTGTTATTAAAAGATTTAAATATAACCAAAAATCACATTAAAAGCTTAACCGGTATAAGGGTTAAAGTTATAACAGCTCTAAAAGATAAGCTCGGAAAAAGTATAGAAATAGATCCAGTATCTGGTGCATTAAAGCTTCGCTCGTCTGTATTATTTAATAAAAATGAAGCAAAATTGAAAGATGAAGCAAAATCTGATTTAAAAGATACACTGCAAAAATATTTTGATGTTTTGCTTAATGATCCAGATATAAGCAAAAATATTGATCAAGTTATGATAGAGGGTTTTACCGATAGTGACGGAAGTTATTTGTATAATCTTGAGTTATCTCAGCGCAGGGCTTACGAAGTTATGAGATTTATTAATTCTTATAATTCTGATAAAAAATTAAGTAAACTTTTGGTGGCTAGTGGAAGAAGTTTTAATAATCTTGTATTAAAGGATGGCAAAGAAGATAAAGAGGCTTCAAGACGCATAGAGATTAAATTTTCGATATCAAATAAAGATGCTTTAGAACAGATAGAAAAACTTTTAGAACAAAAACAATGA
- a CDS encoding MotA/TolQ/ExbB proton channel family protein, producing the protein MAIRNDYSDLTLPKPESDSSIFTYIKIVLVPVLIYTAALLGYFNVINFNIEIHSLIMMGMILVIALFFARHNADFAFSVLSKKSADFKSSLKDFIVSNLLEISGVKKSNVCFDDFLSNYIKGLRNSHIAGMGYSIFPMLGILGTFISIAISMPSFSSSDSLGLEKEIGILLNGVGTAFYVSIYGIFLAIWWMFFEKFGVTKFDNFSREQKELSKEFFWQKDELEQRFMSVAGEHFDDIRSVFSRISNEDFFKNLDNVVGNKFKSYSELQNLEQRMISESQIKFDQNIRLLNKAGSRQDEFVKIHTEILKATIDLNLSLKDMQKSFSTEYNRLNELMQDKVNGFEKSVNKFDLNLKTLDLSLKEFATKIISEQNNAMQAFKVGLLEGISAFKEVYEQEKTLTKSELEREIALQDLKKNANELDGEVQRVMQNIESSNLEDEISK; encoded by the coding sequence ATGGCCATTAGAAATGATTATTCTGATTTAACACTACCAAAACCAGAGTCTGATAGCTCAATTTTTACATATATTAAAATTGTACTAGTGCCAGTTTTGATATATACTGCTGCTTTGCTAGGATATTTTAATGTTATAAATTTTAACATAGAAATTCATAGCCTTATTATGATGGGTATGATACTCGTCATAGCTTTGTTTTTTGCAAGACATAATGCTGATTTTGCTTTTTCTGTGTTGTCAAAAAAGAGTGCTGATTTTAAGAGTAGCTTAAAAGATTTTATAGTATCAAATTTACTTGAAATTTCAGGCGTAAAAAAATCAAATGTATGCTTTGATGATTTTTTGAGTAATTATATAAAAGGTTTAAGAAATTCACATATTGCTGGTATGGGATATTCTATATTTCCTATGCTTGGAATTTTGGGAACTTTTATTAGTATAGCTATTTCAATGCCATCTTTTAGTTCAAGTGATTCTCTTGGACTGGAAAAAGAAATAGGTATACTGTTAAATGGTGTAGGCACTGCCTTTTATGTATCAATTTATGGTATATTTTTGGCTATTTGGTGGATGTTTTTTGAAAAATTTGGTGTAACTAAATTTGATAATTTTTCAAGAGAGCAAAAAGAGTTAAGTAAAGAATTTTTTTGGCAAAAAGATGAGCTGGAACAAAGATTTATGAGTGTTGCCGGTGAACATTTTGATGATATCAGATCTGTATTTTCAAGAATAAGCAACGAAGATTTTTTTAAGAATTTAGATAATGTTGTCGGTAATAAATTTAAATCATATTCTGAGCTACAAAATTTAGAACAAAGAATGATAAGTGAATCCCAAATAAAATTTGATCAAAATATTAGACTTTTAAATAAAGCAGGCTCAAGACAAGATGAATTTGTTAAAATTCACACAGAAATACTAAAAGCTACTATCGATTTAAACCTATCATTAAAAGATATGCAAAAATCATTTTCTACTGAATATAATAGACTAAATGAACTTATGCAAGATAAGGTTAATGGTTTTGAAAAAAGTGTTAATAAATTCGATTTAAATCTTAAGACACTTGATTTAAGTTTAAAAGAATTTGCCACTAAGATTATTAGTGAACAAAACAATGCCATGCAAGCATTTAAAGTCGGTCTATTGGAAGGAATATCTGCTTTTAAAGAAGTCTATGAACAAGAAAAAACTCTAACTAAGTCAGAGCTAGAAAGAGAGATAGCTTTGCAGGATTTAAAAAAGAACGCTAATGAATTAGATGGTGAAGTTCAAAGGGTTATGCAAAATATAGAAAGTTCAAATTTAGAAGATGAGATTTCAAAATAA